Below is a window of Brassica napus cultivar Da-Ae chromosome A5, Da-Ae, whole genome shotgun sequence DNA.
TTGGAACAATCATGTTTGGGGAGTAAAAGAAGCTACGAGCTCCGAATTTGAGGAATTTGGcgaagagaaagaagaggatCAAGCAGCTGATACTGAGAGAGGTGAGAATAGTCATGTTGCAGAGAATGTTGATGGTACAGCTGATGTTTCGGAAAGAAACAAGAGAAAGCATGCGGACCGAAGAGCAGAGTCAAGGAAGAAGAATGTCTTGTACCACCTAGCTGCTTCATCAAAAGGGAATATTGACACAGATATGGAAAATTTCTTGGAGGGTCTGGTACAAGCTTCTTTTACTAAATGGTCGATCCGAAAAGCTCGATCTATACAGATCGATCATTCTGTAAAGTACCAGGTCGATCCAGTCAGTAGATCCTGATCATTATGCAGAACTCCATCCAGCCGAGTGCTTTTATTACGAATGCAAAAATGACTTGTCTTCTTATTATGCATCTAATGAAGCTACGCTACATAGTAACATCATACTCTATTGTTGGCTCTAAAGCTATAGGAAATATTATGATTAATTTGTGATTCAGCATAAATAAGAAAGTAGAGAAACCCTTTAGTTAAGAATTACTTTTCGCAACTCTTTCAAACTCTATACATAATCAAAGACTCATAATACGTCAACTCCATGACCACTAAATgtgcatcatgttttcttctaACTTAAGTTTAGGTCACGATGTCTCCCCTGGACTCCAACTGTAGCTATGATGAACACCCAGAAGATGGCACACAAAGCACCCACAACTGATAAGAGAAGAAAACCTCTGTTTCCGATACCCTTCTTTGCTGCGGTAACTTTGCTAGTAGTCACTGACTTCGCACTGAACCTGATGCGGCTCAAGCTAGACATACGCACAAAGGTCCTATTAAGTGGACCCTCACAGGCAGAGGCTGGTGTTGAAGGTATTGAGTCCAGCAAGGCCCACATAGCTGATGAGAACTGACTCCTTGTTTCACCACCAATTTGGCATTCCTGGTCTTGGGCATTAACACTCATAACAGGGTTCTTGGATTCAGGCATCACACCTAAACAAATTGGTGTTCACCAAGTATCAGAGGAATGGTTTAAAGGTTATTACATATAAAGATTTATACAAGAgggtttgatatataaatacatgtctTGGTTCAGGTGAAAGACTAATGCAGGAAAAAGCATTTAAGTACCTGATGAAGGTGAAGCAAATGCTAGAGAAGAAGATTGTGTTTGATCATAGAGATCAGCCTGAGCATCTTTAAACCACATATCGTCAATAAATTGATTGACTTTTGGGTTAGGATCCATGAAGCTGTTGGCCTGACTCTCAAGGGTCTGGTTCTGAAACTGTTGTTGATAAAGGAAGTGCTGCCTTCCGTTGTCAGCAAAATTACTCAGAGAAGTCAGATCTGTGGAAGTTCCCTGAAACACAGGTTCTAAATCGAAAGACATGGAGACGTCATGGAACAATTGGTCATAGTCATTAAAGTGTTCATATTCACCGGGGTTCAAGAACTGTGCAGGCTTCTCAACTGAAGCAGCTCCTTTTTCAGGGGTAAGAAGATCATCTatttcaatgtaatcctccttctcaaacaggaaaGGTGCCATACCAGATGCATTGAAAGCTGACTTGACCTCAGTAGCATCAAATGAGTTTGCTGCATGGGACTGATAGCTCGAGTGCATGCTGTTTGGCTGGTAATTTGGCAAGAACATTCCAACTTCCGAGGGGGCAAGAAACTCACCAGAAGAATTATTCAGCAACGTGCTCTGTATCTCTTCTTCGTTATTAACCTGCAAGTACAAGTATCTATTTAGTGAGGGAAGCACTACAAAACGAACATattaaaagagagaagaaactgACCTGCATAACACCAGAAAGCTCGTTCATTTGTCTTGGAGCAAGCCCAGGTGCATATGGGATCTCGTTGAGAAGCTTGTTGAAATCATCTGACCGAACATTGACAGGATTGCAAAAAACACCATCATCCACACGAGGGTTATTCTCGTAACGGACCACATGGTCATCCAGCACAGCAACATTATCTGCCTCTTctctatcatcatcatcatcgaccCATTCTTCTTCTTGGAACGGAGCACCATACTCTTCACCGTTCTTGGGACCAGCCCCACTTTTCTTGTACAGCTTATAAAGAGCATAATACTCctgaaatccaaaaggcataaTAGTTAATACAAACGAAGGAGACCAACATATAATGTTTGATTAAAAAgagttatttgagagaatttccCTTATAGTTATTAAGAATTAatttacctaaacaaaaaaaatttaccttGGCGTTCTTACATCTGCCGAGTTCTTCTTCATCCATTGTGTACTCGTGCATCACCCAGTCAGTACGCTCACCATTAGGTGCACGACCTCTATAGAAAACAAGAGTCTTTTTGAGTCCTACCGATCTTGAGTTGTACACTATGATTCTATCCTTCCCTGTAGCCTTCCAATAACCAGTTGCAGTGCCTCTACTCGACCTAGCTGCGTTTGGATACTTCCTGTTCCTTGGCGTGAAGTAGAACCACTGCCGATCTCCAGACTTCAATACCGACAGACCTGCCTCACACAGATTGTTCAGTTCTGTTAGAAAACTAATTTCAACAAAGATACATGTGTGcatagttttgaaaaaaaaaaaaaacctaagctTTGTggataataaataaattcaacAGAAACCATACGAAACGAAATCGTTTGAACATAAGTAAGATCAAAGCTTGTACATACGAATTGTGATACGATCGTTTACTTTTCAATCAAGTCAACGAGCAAACTGATTAACCTTGAAACTAAAAAATCCTAAAACTAAATAGCTATTGGGTAACGATCACAAAGCAAACCCTAAGAAAGCAAACAGAGAACCAGGAGATCTAAAGCGTAGCGTGAGAATCAAGTAAAGTAAAAGGATATGAAAATTACCAGGCAACTCGGTAGGATCCACTTTGTAGACATCAACGACACCGATTGCGTTGATTCTAAGCTTTCTCCCACAGATCTTCCTCTTCAGATAATACACCACCAGCTCCTCATCCGTAGGGTGAAACCGGAAACCTGGTGCGCTGAATCTACCTTCTTTCAAACACGAATTCGCCATCTCCGACAATGAATCTGTCTTTCAGACCAAACAAAAAGAATCGATACGGGTCAACGAGAAGCAAACCCTAATACAGAACAGAACAAACGTgatctccttcttctcttctcctctcaCGATTAAAGTGGAGAGAGCGAATCAAACCTACATAACACAGGGCATGATATTAAGAAACAAGAGGCGAGAACTAAGCTTCTTGGGTTTTTGATCGGCGAAGGgaaatattttgtttggttCGGTCAAAGATGCGATAACAATTACTAATATTCTAGGGTTTTTGGTCAGCTTTTTAGAGAATACGAAGTTTCCAAGAACCTACGTGCTGCTGGGCTTCGAATACGACTGCGGGGCCCACAGCTCTGACTTTCAATTTCTGACTTTATCCATTTTTTTCATGCACTCTTGACTTTATccagaaacaaaaatattcctCTACTACTAGtactagacttttttttttttttgatcgaaagactattctattactcaaacttgaggtggtctgggtaaccaaaccggaatagaacaaccaataaaacataactccctatggaaggatctagcagtcttagctaaaaaatcagcAGTCTGATTGCGTGTCCGTGGAACGTGAGTGATTTTAAAATCTGGAAAGCATATCTGTagcgtctctatcctctccaattccgtcgcaaagcttggccacgCCTGAGGGTCATTCACCATTGCTATCAGTTCCTTACAGTCTGTCCCAAAGCTCTGGCAGGTCGAATGTTgcagcatattctccatcgcccattgCAGTGCCTCTACTTCCGAATGCAAGGCTGATTCGCGCCGAGGGAAATTCCTTGTCCCCATAAGCTGAGCATTCCCAGAACTATCTATCTACGCCCATCCGCATCCACTAAAGTTAGCAAAAGATGTCCAAAATCCATCTAACAAGCACATATTTcccaagcttatgacttggGACTCCTCATTTGTATTAGCTTGTGCC
It encodes the following:
- the LOC106451820 gene encoding NAC domain-containing protein 16, whose protein sequence is MANSCLKEGRFSAPGFRFHPTDEELVVYYLKRKICGRKLRINAIGVVDVYKVDPTELPGLSVLKSGDRQWFYFTPRNRKYPNAARSSRGTATGYWKATGKDRIIVYNSRSVGLKKTLVFYRGRAPNGERTDWVMHEYTMDEEELGRCKNAKEYYALYKLYKKSGAGPKNGEEYGAPFQEEEWVDDDDDREEADNVAVLDDHVVRYENNPRVDDGVFCNPVNVRSDDFNKLLNEIPYAPGLAPRQMNELSGVMQVNNEEEIQSTLLNNSSGEFLAPSEVGMFLPNYQPNSMHSSYQSHAANSFDATEVKSAFNASGMAPFLFEKEDYIEIDDLLTPEKGAASVEKPAQFLNPGEYEHFNDYDQLFHDVSMSFDLEPVFQGTSTDLTSLSNFADNGRQHFLYQQQFQNQTLESQANSFMDPNPKVNQFIDDMWFKDAQADLYDQTQSSSLAFASPSSGVMPESKNPVMSVNAQDQECQIGGETRSQFSSAMWALLDSIPSTPASACEGPLNRTFVRMSSLSRIRFSAKSVTTSKVTAAKKGIGNRGFLLLSVVGALCAIFWVFIIATVGVQGRHRDLNLS